The following proteins come from a genomic window of Denitromonas sp.:
- a CDS encoding YheT family hydrolase, which produces MSLPPATPYRAPAWLPGGHLQTIWPLARTPRLPPYSRVRWETPDDDFIHADWLPLNDGAPLVVLFHGLEGDSRSHYARALMRSLAAIGWNGVVPHFRGCSGRPNRLLRAYHSGDSAEIGWILARIASRYRHGPVFAAGVSLGGNALLKWLGEQGAAAGRHIAGAAAICPPLDLTVSGMALGQGFNRLYTHRFLRTLKAKALDKIAVHKAALDVDRIRRAHTLYAFDDAFTAPVHGFDGVLDYWQRASSRPWLKHIATPTLLINARNDPFVPPAALPLPGDCSKAITQELPDGGGHVGFLAGAFPGTLDWLPERLIAHFARIARRTT; this is translated from the coding sequence GTGAGCCTGCCCCCCGCCACCCCGTATCGCGCCCCCGCCTGGCTCCCTGGCGGCCACCTGCAGACCATCTGGCCGCTGGCACGCACCCCGCGCCTCCCGCCCTACAGCCGGGTGCGCTGGGAAACCCCCGACGACGATTTCATCCATGCCGACTGGCTGCCGCTCAACGACGGCGCACCGCTGGTCGTCCTGTTCCACGGCCTCGAAGGCGACAGCCGCTCGCACTACGCCCGCGCGCTGATGCGCTCGCTCGCCGCCATCGGCTGGAACGGCGTGGTGCCGCACTTCCGCGGCTGCTCGGGCCGCCCCAACCGCCTGCTGCGCGCCTACCACTCAGGCGACAGCGCCGAAATCGGCTGGATCCTCGCGCGCATTGCCAGCCGCTATCGCCACGGCCCGGTCTTTGCCGCCGGCGTCTCGCTGGGCGGCAATGCCCTGCTCAAATGGCTGGGCGAACAAGGTGCGGCCGCAGGCAGGCACATTGCCGGCGCCGCCGCCATCTGCCCGCCGCTCGATCTCACCGTCTCCGGCATGGCGCTGGGCCAGGGCTTCAACCGCCTCTACACCCACCGCTTCCTGCGCACGCTCAAGGCCAAGGCGCTCGACAAGATCGCCGTCCACAAGGCCGCGCTGGATGTCGACCGCATCCGCCGGGCGCACACGCTGTATGCGTTCGACGACGCCTTCACCGCCCCGGTGCATGGTTTCGACGGGGTGCTCGACTACTGGCAGCGCGCCTCCAGCCGCCCCTGGCTCAAGCACATCGCCACCCCCACGCTGCTCATCAATGCGCGTAACGACCCCTTCGTGCCGCCGGCCGCGCTCCCCCTGCCCGGCGACTGCTCGAAGGCAATCACCCAGGAGCTCCCCGACGGCGGCGGCCATGTCGGCTTCCTCGCCGGCGCCTTCCCCGGCACGCTCGACTGGCTGCCCGAGCGCCTCATCGCCCATTTCGCACGCATCGCCCGCCGGACAACGTGA
- a CDS encoding YybH family protein, which translates to MSDSAFTSPQEVEAAFYAALARADLDAMMAVWCEDEEVVCVHPGAPRVVGLAAVRNTWQQLFANGPRLRIDITQQVVSSGSVMAMHNVLQHVHIDGDDELHPPIVATNVFIRGAKGWRMLAHHASPTPDLHAGDPDAPMLVH; encoded by the coding sequence GTGTCCGATTCCGCCTTCACCTCACCGCAAGAGGTCGAGGCTGCCTTCTACGCTGCGCTCGCCCGTGCCGACCTGGACGCCATGATGGCCGTCTGGTGCGAAGACGAAGAAGTCGTCTGCGTGCATCCGGGGGCGCCCCGCGTCGTCGGTCTGGCCGCCGTGCGCAACACCTGGCAGCAACTGTTCGCCAATGGCCCGCGGCTGCGGATCGACATCACCCAGCAGGTCGTCTCGTCCGGCTCGGTGATGGCCATGCACAACGTGCTGCAGCATGTGCACATCGATGGCGACGACGAGCTGCACCCACCCATCGTGGCCACCAACGTGTTCATCCGCGGCGCCAAGGGCTGGCGCATGCTGGCGCACCACGCCTCGCCGACGCCCGACCTGCACGCGGGCGACCCCGACGCGCCGATGCTGGTGCACTGA
- a CDS encoding zinc-finger domain-containing protein, producing the protein MADNQDAFRRIDVTAKDLPLHCPQPGAPLWARHPRVFLDVLHEGEVSCPYCSATYVFTGERPKGHH; encoded by the coding sequence ATGGCTGACAACCAGGACGCTTTCCGCCGCATCGACGTCACCGCCAAGGACCTGCCGCTGCATTGCCCGCAACCGGGCGCGCCGCTGTGGGCCCGCCACCCGCGCGTGTTCCTCGATGTCCTCCACGAAGGCGAAGTGAGCTGCCCCTACTGCAGCGCCACCTACGTGTTTACCGGCGAGCGCCCGAAGGGTCACCACTGA
- a CDS encoding branched-chain amino acid transaminase, whose protein sequence is MSMADRDGFIWYDGKMVPWRDATTHVLSHSLHYGLAVFEGVRAYETARGAAIFRLREHTQRLINSGKIYHMNLPYSLDELMQAQVEVVRANGLKSCYMRPIAFYGSEKMGISTRGATVHVAVAAWPWGAYLGEEGLEKGIRVKTSSYQRHHVNVTMPRAKVASTYANSILANLEATQDGYDEALLLDVQGFVAEGAGENLFVIKDGKIYEPEIASALTGITRDSVIQVAREFGLEVQARRLTRDDIYIADEAFFTGTAAEVTPIRELDNRVIGEGKRGPVTEKLQARFFEIVNGRAPEYDHWLTYV, encoded by the coding sequence ATGTCCATGGCCGATCGCGATGGTTTTATCTGGTATGACGGCAAGATGGTGCCGTGGCGCGATGCCACCACCCATGTGCTGTCCCACTCGCTGCACTACGGCCTCGCGGTCTTCGAAGGGGTGCGTGCCTATGAGACGGCCCGCGGCGCGGCCATCTTCCGCCTGCGCGAGCACACACAGCGCCTGATCAACTCGGGCAAGATCTACCACATGAACCTGCCCTACTCGCTCGATGAGCTGATGCAGGCACAGGTGGAGGTGGTGCGCGCCAACGGCCTCAAGTCCTGCTACATGCGGCCGATCGCCTTCTACGGCTCGGAAAAGATGGGCATCTCCACCCGCGGCGCTACCGTGCACGTGGCCGTCGCCGCCTGGCCGTGGGGCGCCTACCTGGGCGAAGAAGGCCTGGAGAAGGGCATCCGCGTCAAGACCTCGTCCTACCAACGCCACCATGTGAACGTCACCATGCCGCGCGCCAAGGTCGCCAGCACCTACGCCAACTCCATCCTCGCCAACCTCGAAGCCACGCAGGACGGCTACGACGAGGCGCTGCTGCTCGACGTGCAAGGCTTTGTGGCCGAGGGCGCCGGCGAGAACCTCTTCGTCATCAAGGACGGCAAGATCTACGAACCCGAGATCGCCTCGGCGCTGACCGGCATCACCCGTGACTCGGTGATCCAGGTCGCCCGCGAATTCGGCCTCGAAGTGCAGGCCCGCCGCCTCACCCGCGACGACATCTACATCGCCGACGAAGCCTTCTTCACCGGCACCGCCGCCGAAGTCACCCCGATCCGCGAGCTCGACAACCGTGTCATCGGCGAAGGCAAGCGCGGCCCCGTCACCGAAAAGCTGCAGGCCCGCTTCTTCGAGATCGTCAACGGCCGCGCGCCCGAATACGACCACTGGCTCACTTACGTTTGA
- a CDS encoding NUDIX hydrolase has translation MTGLRMERVWKPNVTVAAVVERRGRFLLVEEETSDGLRFNQPAGHLEAGESLVEAASREALEETAHPFTPEYLVGIYQWPRPDGEVTYLRFAFGGSVGEAIAGRRLDDGIVRAVWLTRDEIVATVERHRSPLILRCVDDYLAGQRASLDLLRHYSES, from the coding sequence ATGACGGGGCTGCGCATGGAGCGGGTCTGGAAACCGAATGTGACGGTGGCGGCGGTTGTCGAGCGCCGGGGCCGCTTTTTGCTGGTCGAGGAAGAAACCTCCGACGGCTTGCGCTTCAATCAGCCGGCCGGCCACCTGGAAGCGGGCGAATCGCTGGTCGAGGCCGCTTCGCGCGAGGCGCTGGAGGAAACCGCGCACCCATTCACGCCGGAGTACCTGGTCGGCATCTACCAGTGGCCGCGCCCGGACGGCGAGGTCACCTATCTGCGCTTTGCCTTTGGCGGCAGCGTGGGCGAGGCGATTGCCGGGCGGCGCCTGGATGACGGCATTGTGCGCGCGGTGTGGCTCACGCGCGACGAGATCGTGGCCACCGTCGAGCGTCACCGCAGCCCGCTGATCCTGCGCTGTGTGGATGACTACCTCGCCGGCCAGCGGGCATCGCTGGACCTGCTGCGCCACTATTCCGAATCGTGA
- the mnmA gene encoding tRNA 2-thiouridine(34) synthase MnmA: MKVVVGMSGGVDSSVAALLLKQQGYDVVGLFMKNWEDDDDDEYCSTRQDLVDVASVCDVIGIDLEVVNFSAEYKDRVFADFLKEYQAGRTPNPDILCNSEIKFRCFLDHAMQLGADKIATGHYARVREWRSDGRSEFQLLKAEDGTKDQSYFLYRLNQQQLARTLFPLGDIYKRDVRRMAEAAGLHVHAKKDSTGICFIGERPFREFLSRYLPTQPGEIRSLDDDRVLGEHQGLMYHTIGQRKGLMIGGIKGMEDAGGEHDAWYAAKKDMAANVLYVVQGHDHPALLRDRLVATELNWIAGRDPHTHWVYTAKPRYRTPDQPCEIDRIGQGEVEIAFAEAQWALTPGQSVVVYESKVCLGGGVIV, from the coding sequence ATGAAGGTAGTGGTCGGCATGTCCGGCGGGGTGGATTCGTCGGTGGCGGCGCTGTTGCTCAAGCAGCAGGGCTACGACGTGGTCGGCCTGTTCATGAAGAACTGGGAAGACGATGACGACGACGAATACTGCTCGACCCGGCAGGATCTGGTTGACGTGGCCTCGGTGTGCGACGTGATCGGCATCGACCTCGAGGTGGTGAACTTCTCGGCCGAGTACAAGGACCGCGTGTTCGCCGACTTCCTCAAGGAATACCAGGCCGGGCGCACGCCGAACCCCGACATCCTGTGCAACTCCGAGATCAAGTTTCGCTGTTTTCTCGACCACGCTATGCAATTGGGCGCCGACAAAATTGCGACGGGGCACTACGCCCGCGTGCGCGAATGGCGCAGCGACGGGCGCAGCGAGTTCCAGCTGCTCAAGGCCGAGGATGGCACCAAGGACCAGAGCTACTTCCTGTATCGCCTCAACCAGCAGCAACTGGCGCGCACGCTGTTTCCGCTCGGCGACATCTACAAGCGCGACGTGCGCCGCATGGCCGAGGCGGCGGGGCTGCATGTGCATGCCAAGAAGGACTCGACCGGCATCTGCTTCATTGGCGAGCGCCCGTTCCGCGAGTTTCTCAGCCGCTACCTGCCAACCCAGCCGGGCGAAATCCGTTCGCTCGATGATGACCGCGTGCTTGGCGAGCATCAGGGCCTGATGTACCACACCATCGGCCAGCGCAAGGGGCTGATGATTGGCGGTATCAAGGGCATGGAAGACGCGGGCGGTGAGCATGACGCCTGGTATGCCGCCAAAAAGGACATGGCGGCCAACGTGCTGTACGTGGTGCAGGGGCACGACCACCCGGCGCTGCTGCGCGATCGCCTGGTGGCCACCGAGCTGAACTGGATCGCCGGGCGCGATCCGCACACCCACTGGGTGTATACCGCCAAGCCGCGCTATCGCACGCCCGACCAGCCCTGTGAGATCGACCGCATCGGCCAGGGCGAGGTGGAGATCGCCTTCGCCGAGGCGCAGTGGGCGCTCACGCCGGGGCAGAGCGTGGTGGTGTATGAATCGAAGGTGTGCCTGGGCGGCGGCGTGATTGTCTGA
- a CDS encoding DUF2062 domain-containing protein: MLHRFLPSHDSIKSHRLLRWLGPRLHDPSLWRINRHAVAKAVAIGAFFGLMIPVAQIPAAVIVSLSLRANLWIASVSTLISNPFTYAPLYYFAYHLGAGVLGIPPRPDDATPPVYESFGAWLAHAWEWLSGIGQPLLLGMLLMAVVGAIAGYFLTQALWRWRVLSKRRRSLRARISI, encoded by the coding sequence ATGCTCCACCGCTTCCTGCCCTCTCACGACAGCATCAAGAGCCACCGCCTGCTGCGCTGGCTGGGGCCGCGGCTGCACGATCCGTCGCTGTGGCGGATCAACCGCCATGCGGTGGCCAAGGCGGTGGCCATCGGCGCGTTTTTCGGGCTGATGATTCCGGTGGCACAGATCCCCGCCGCCGTGATCGTCTCGCTGTCGCTGCGCGCCAATCTGTGGATCGCCTCGGTCAGCACGCTGATCAGCAACCCCTTCACCTATGCGCCGCTGTACTACTTTGCCTACCATCTGGGCGCCGGCGTCCTGGGCATCCCGCCTCGCCCGGACGACGCCACACCGCCGGTTTACGAGAGCTTCGGCGCCTGGCTTGCCCACGCCTGGGAATGGCTGTCCGGCATCGGCCAGCCGCTGTTGCTGGGCATGCTGCTGATGGCCGTGGTTGGCGCGATTGCGGGCTATTTCCTCACCCAGGCCCTGTGGCGCTGGCGGGTATTGAGCAAGCGCCGGCGCTCGCTGCGCGCGAGGATCTCGATCTAA
- a CDS encoding SixA phosphatase family protein — protein sequence MDLLLWRHAEAVDGTPDLTRELTERGQKQARKMAQWLTQNRPKHLRTLVSPALRTRQTASAFTEDFEIVPALAPDKGVADILAATGWPEGRGAALLVGHQPALGQLAALLLSGSEANWTIKKGALWWFSNRVRDGETQTVLRTVIPPDLL from the coding sequence ATGGATTTGTTGTTGTGGCGCCACGCCGAAGCCGTTGACGGCACCCCCGACCTGACGCGCGAACTGACCGAGCGCGGCCAGAAGCAGGCCCGGAAAATGGCCCAGTGGCTCACCCAGAACCGCCCCAAGCACCTGCGCACCCTGGTCAGCCCCGCGCTGCGCACACGCCAGACCGCCAGCGCTTTCACCGAAGACTTCGAGATCGTGCCGGCACTGGCGCCCGACAAGGGCGTGGCCGACATCCTCGCCGCCACGGGCTGGCCCGAGGGGCGCGGCGCCGCCCTGCTGGTCGGGCACCAGCCGGCGCTCGGCCAGTTGGCCGCCCTGCTGCTGTCCGGCAGCGAAGCGAACTGGACGATCAAGAAAGGCGCGCTGTGGTGGTTCAGCAACCGTGTGCGCGACGGCGAAACACAGACCGTGCTGCGCACCGTCATCCCGCCCGATCTCCTGTAG
- a CDS encoding CHAD domain-containing protein — protein sequence MSTETELKLALAPDAVRALRRHPLVTAAEKLGNAQTLVNTYFDTPALTLHKARIAVRTRKQGATWLQTVKCAANAVGGLSSRPEWEQPYAGEFDFSGVDATAVRQRLEALAGQIQPVFTTTFKRETRRLTPSPEVEILMMIDQGHIEAGDGRDPISELELELVRGSAQDLFDLAGTLAERVPLMPTDRSKAERGYRLFLGTPDAPRQAAKSTVHPRQSPLDAFRALAFDGLQQWQENTLGALVHDDPEYVHQLRVALRRLRSLIRLFRPALPDSFVERWTEVLRDTAADLGDTRNFDVLLDDILAPADPAPLMAAELLTPLREHAIAVRDTARKAARARLTHADHGQRILGFSADIHRLSNDALNAAADLTAFARLQLNALRKRARKRFTGGDILDPAQLHELRVSLKQLRYGLEAFRPLFDTKALKQYLGAVRQAQAELGYLNDVATARTLMLDWLDHAPPLSGPTHFLIGWHAQQYARTRRRVVLEIETLLTGKTPWRAGR from the coding sequence ATGAGTACCGAAACCGAACTCAAGCTGGCGCTCGCCCCTGACGCGGTCCGCGCGCTGCGCCGCCATCCGCTGGTCACCGCCGCCGAAAAACTGGGGAATGCACAGACCCTGGTCAATACCTATTTCGACACCCCCGCGCTCACCCTGCACAAGGCGCGCATCGCCGTGCGCACGCGCAAGCAGGGAGCCACCTGGCTGCAGACCGTCAAGTGCGCGGCCAACGCCGTCGGCGGCCTGTCCTCGCGACCGGAGTGGGAGCAGCCCTACGCCGGTGAGTTCGACTTCTCCGGCGTCGACGCCACCGCCGTGCGCCAGCGGCTCGAGGCCCTCGCCGGCCAGATCCAGCCGGTGTTCACCACCACCTTCAAGCGCGAGACCCGGCGGCTGACGCCTTCGCCCGAGGTGGAGATCCTGATGATGATCGACCAGGGCCACATCGAGGCCGGCGACGGCCGCGACCCGATCAGCGAACTGGAACTCGAACTGGTCCGCGGCTCGGCCCAGGATCTGTTCGACCTGGCCGGCACACTGGCCGAGCGTGTGCCGCTGATGCCCACCGACCGCAGCAAGGCCGAGCGCGGCTACCGGCTCTTCCTGGGCACACCCGACGCCCCGCGACAAGCGGCCAAGTCGACCGTGCACCCACGCCAGTCGCCGCTGGACGCCTTCCGGGCGCTGGCCTTCGACGGCCTGCAGCAGTGGCAGGAAAACACCCTCGGCGCGCTGGTGCACGACGACCCCGAATACGTCCACCAGCTGCGCGTCGCCCTGCGCCGCCTGCGCTCGCTGATTCGCCTGTTCCGCCCGGCGCTGCCCGACAGCTTTGTCGAGCGCTGGACCGAGGTGCTGCGCGACACCGCCGCCGACCTTGGCGACACCCGCAACTTCGACGTCCTGCTCGACGACATCCTCGCCCCGGCCGATCCGGCGCCGCTGATGGCCGCCGAGCTGCTCACCCCCCTGCGCGAGCACGCCATCGCGGTGCGCGACACCGCCCGCAAGGCGGCCCGCGCCCGCCTCACCCATGCCGATCACGGCCAGCGGATTCTCGGTTTTTCGGCCGACATCCACCGCCTCAGCAACGATGCGCTCAACGCCGCGGCCGACCTCACCGCCTTCGCGCGGCTGCAGCTCAACGCCCTGCGCAAGCGTGCCCGCAAGCGTTTCACCGGCGGCGACATCCTCGACCCGGCACAACTGCACGAGCTGCGGGTGAGCCTCAAGCAACTGCGCTACGGCCTCGAGGCCTTCCGCCCGCTGTTCGACACCAAGGCGCTCAAGCAATACCTGGGGGCGGTGCGGCAGGCGCAGGCCGAGCTGGGCTACCTCAACGACGTCGCCACCGCGCGCACCCTGATGCTCGACTGGCTCGACCATGCCCCGCCCCTGAGCGGCCCGACCCACTTCCTGATCGGCTGGCACGCCCAGCAGTACGCACGCACCCGCCGACGGGTGGTGCTTGAAATCGAGACCTTGCTCACCGGCAAAACGCCGTGGCGGGCCGGTCGCTGA
- the moaC gene encoding cyclic pyranopterin monophosphate synthase MoaC, with amino-acid sequence MTQGFTHFDADGQAHMVDVGAKAETRRIGVAEGRITMAPDTFAMIASGSAKKGDVIGIARIAAIQGAKRTADLIPLCHPIPLTRVTVDFALDATAHRIVCTATAETVGRTGVEMEALTAVQVGLLTIYDMCKAVDRGMTMDGIRLIEKQGGKSGHWRAGTD; translated from the coding sequence ATGACGCAAGGCTTTACCCACTTCGACGCCGACGGCCAGGCCCACATGGTCGACGTTGGCGCCAAGGCCGAAACCCGCCGCATCGGTGTCGCCGAAGGGCGCATCACCATGGCCCCCGACACCTTCGCCATGATCGCCAGCGGCAGCGCCAAGAAGGGCGACGTGATCGGCATCGCGCGCATCGCCGCCATCCAGGGCGCCAAGCGAACGGCCGACCTGATCCCGCTGTGCCACCCGATCCCGCTGACCCGCGTCACCGTCGACTTCGCGCTCGACGCCACCGCGCACCGCATTGTCTGCACCGCCACCGCCGAAACCGTCGGTCGCACCGGCGTCGAGATGGAAGCGCTCACCGCCGTGCAGGTCGGCCTGCTCACCATCTACGACATGTGCAAGGCCGTCGATCGCGGCATGACCATGGACGGTATCCGCCTGATCGAGAAACAGGGCGGCAAGTCCGGTCACTGGCGCGCCGGCACCGACTGA